Proteins encoded in a region of the Zea mays cultivar B73 chromosome 4, Zm-B73-REFERENCE-NAM-5.0, whole genome shotgun sequence genome:
- the LOC103655537 gene encoding uncharacterized protein has product MTGSLVDVLSKDSYLHPPPNRIPPPSPCRVPRAGVPRAAGSRPPIPRVPRAVPRRPARSRFAAAAPTRPACRADASRAQQVRGRHFDVSRVPEDSAQQVRGHDTGSRAQQVRGHGTGSRRAVPTGQTCIVMDPTPEPADIESGVGDVTTPERGRPTMVRGSMTTGRRGAGFTLAGCSAGHGTSCVIRGSRSAGRSIRGGRSVGIDIDLNAQGREDDEPIQVEAEITANNSKEKYDKADWSSMNTRTFCEICVEEVEAGNRPNGTLTTAAYKNICVKYRQRTGLLHSKTQLKNKWDLLKGLYSFWLGLNKDTGLGWDSKLGTVIASDEYWKKNTKGHPDWKKLKYGPPDNEDFMTQMFEHIAVDGSTSCAPGEFYDVENHETEVDGIDGVDFGTFEADCDAQYDEFASPFASGSNSTQSKRGVSTQSKKRASPTVVNSPLKRSKNPMVKVMNKIHNTLEINCNISNKVMLGEYRYESIKQCMEWAVECGATEGSLKHFMATQLLGTFFSSCATRFA; this is encoded by the exons ATGACTGGGTCATTGGTAGACGTTCTTAGCAAGGATTCCTACTTGCA CCCGCCGCCCAACAGGATCCCGCCGCCTAGCCCCTGCCGCGTCCCGCGCGCCGGCGTCCCGCGCGCAGCAGGTTCGCGACCGCCGATCCCTCGCGTCCCGCGCGCCGTGCCGAGGCGTCCCGCGCGCAGCAGGTTCGCGGCCGCCGCTCCGACGCGTCCCGCGTGCCGTGCCGACGCGTCCCGCGCGCAGCAGGTTCGCGGCCGCCACTTCGACGTGTCCCGCGTGCCAGAAGACTCCGCGCAGCAGGTTCGCGGCCACGACACAGGATCCCGCGCGCAGCAGGTTCGCGGCCACGGCACAGGATCCCGTCGCGCCGTGCCGACGGGACAAAC GTGTATTGTGATGGATCCTACGCCGGAACCAGCAGACATTGAATCAGGAGTTGGTGATGTTACGACACCTGAACGAGGCAGACCAACCATGGTACGTGGTTCCATGACGACAGGTCGTCGTGGCGCAGGATTTACACTGGCAGGGTGTAGTGCCGGTCATGGCACTAGTTGTGTGATACGCGGTAGTAGGAGTGCTGGAAGGAGCATTCGTGGTGGCCGAAGTGTTGGTATTGACATCGATTTAAATGCTCAAGGTCGGGAAGATGATGAACCAATTCAAGTTGAAGCTGAAATTACTGCAAATAATTCG AAGGAGAAATATGACAAGGCAGATTGGTCATCCATGAATACTAGAACTTTTTGTGAAATATGTGTTGAAGAGGTTGAAGCTGGTAACAGACCAAATGGAACACTAACTACTGCAGCGTATAAAAATATTTGTGTTAAGTATCGACAAAGAACTGGTTTGCTTCACAGCAAAACTCAATTGAAGAATAAGTGGGATTTACTGAAAGGGCTTTACAGTTTTTGGCTTGGCCTAAACAAAGATACAGGACTTGGATGGGATTCTAAGCTAGGGACTGTGATTGCAAGTGATGAATACTGGAAGAAAAATACAAAG GGGCATCCTGATTGGAAGAAACTGAAATATGGCCCTCCAGATAATGAAGATTTCATGACACAAATGTTTGAACATATTGCAGTGGATGGATCTACATCATGCGCTCCAGGTGAATTTTATGATGTGGAAAATCATGAGACTGAGGTTGATGGTATTGATGGAGTTGATTTTGGCACATTTGAGGCAGACtgtgatgctcaatatgatgaatTTGCGTCTCCTTTTGCTAGTGGCAGCAATTCAACTCAGTCGAAGAGAGGCGTCTCAACTCAGTCAAAGAAAAGAGCTAGTCCTACTGTTGTTAATAGCCCACTGAAGCGCTCAAAGAATCCCATGGTTAAGGTCATGAATAAGATTCATAATACTTTGGAGATCAATTGCAATATTTCAAACAAAGTAATGCTTGGTGAGTATAGGTATGAATCAATCAAGCAATGCATGGAATGGGCTGTTGAGTGTGGAGCAACTGAAGGATCACTTAAGCATTTCATGGCTACTCagctattggggactt ttTTTAGCTCCTGTGCAACAAGATTTGCTTAA